The genome window ATCAATTATTCTTTCCTTTGCAACTATAGCCCTATATAGAGCGTCTTGGGTTGTTATGATATTTTCTATTTCTGAACTGGCTGAAGCTTCCTTCAAGATTATAGAACTCAGTAATATTGAATCATTTGGTAAGAGAGAACAGTATCCCTTTAACCTTGCTAGCTCTCGGTTAGAAGAAATAGCATGTCTTAAAACATTCTTAGTCTCAATTTCTTGTTTTGGAGGTAATTCAGGTAAATTATTATTCGCTATTTTACACATATCATGTCCATTGTAAGCCATTTTTAGTACATGTCAATGTCATCGTGTGCATATATCGCACTTTTATGAACACGATTTAGTTGTCATGTTCATTGTGTGTACATAACATTCTTTTAAGCTGCAGCTCGTAAGCTGGCGTGAAATCTGCCTGCGAAGCAGAATCGCTGATTTCATGACAGTAGAGCTGACTGCTTCAAAAGCTTGTTATGAAGCATTTCCATTTCATCTGTTCTATATCAATAATCATCTGGATTTTCTGAATATTTAAAGAATTGAACATTTCCTATTGTAAGAACTTCTCTGTCCGCCATTTCGGGTGGATATCTATCCTCTTCAGAGAATGCTTTTTCAATTGTTTGAATTTTTTCTATTGGAAATTGTAAAGTCTCATTAGAATCTATAAAAATCCTTTTAGACTTACTCCATTGATATCCAAATGCTCCACTGAAATCTACATCTTCTGTATGTTCATACATCGTTGTCTGAGTAATGGTAAGTAGAATCACATTTCCATCTATTTCATATGAACCAGAAAATTTATCGATCTCCGGAAGTTGTCTCATTTGACTATATCGATATGTAAATGAACCATCCTTATAGAATTGGAATACTAAATAAAATCCTGACGGCATTATCAAAGAAGCATGCCATAATCCAACCATCTCATTTGTATTTATGATATTAGGTTGAGATTTATCCATTGATTCGAATGTACGTATGATTTCAATATTCCTTTTATCTGCATAATTTAATTGGTCATTGACATTAGTACTTTTAGCCTTATACCATTCGAAATTATTAAAATATGATGTTAATTCATTAGACTTAAAAGAATAACCATATCTAGCAAATATTAAATTTCTGAGTATTCTTAACTCTTGTTTGTTTAATTCAGCAATACTGATAAAGTCAATTGGGTATCTTTCATTATATAAATCTATGTTACCTTCTAGAATCAATTTTGCTTCACTTCTTTCAGCTTCGATTCTACTCTCGTGTGTTAATTTTATGATTTCATCAGTATTATCTGATTGTGCATAAAGTGTTCCAAAGGTAAGCAAAGTTAATAATATTTTGATGAATATTTTTTTCATTATCTATCCTTATTTTTGATGTATTATCTTTTTTGTCTTAATATATATTTCATTATAGTAGATGTTGGAAATTATAAAAATTAAATAATATACAAGAATAATAACTCTTTGATTTTGCAATTTGTTAACTTTAATTAAGGATTGAGTCACTATTACTAAGATTATAATTAGAACATGTGGAATAATTAAGCTAAAAAAGGATTTTGTTACTAGATGAAAAGATGCTTTAACTGCTTTTTCTAGAGATTCTTTTTCAAAATAAATAGTTTGTGGTAAAAATAGGAAAAATATACCAGAAGCATAAATAAAAATTAAAAATCTCCCAGTAGACCAATTATCGCCTAAAAATAATTCAGAAGAAAAACCTATGAAACATATTATTGATACTATAACAATAAATAAGATGTAGCTTCCAATTTTATTTACAGTTAATTTATGTTGATATTCACTTTTAGATTTTTGTATTAAAATACTGAATAATGAATAATTGGTTATCAAGAGTATCCATCCAATGAAAATCATTGCTTTATCTTGAAAAACGAATAATGACAAGGAAATAAATAATTCTACTAATAAAATAAGTGTAATTGATATCGATTTAATATTAATAGAATTTTTTCTATTTTTAACCATTACTATATTCCTATGATTACTGTTTTTTTTGTCTTCATAACATCCTGATCACGTGCATTCTGGCCTGGCCAAAGGACAGGTATTGGCGCACTTCTTGCCATTATGGTAAATCATCAACACTATATTGAGAAGCAATATTTATTATTGAAAAGACTTTAAGCAAGAAGGTGTGACAAAAGGAATGTCAGGTGCATTAGTTTGTTGTGCACCCCCACTTCAGAATTCAACGGCCAGAACTGGGTCAATTTTAAAACAGTTGAATAAGGCGCAGGCGAATTCCACTATATTTGTACTTCTGCCAGCCGCAGCCGACAAGGTTGCTACATTTATCCATGACAGACAGATACCAACAAGAGAAGGAAAATCCCTAAATATTTCATGAGAAAATATCAGAAATCTGAATCCTAGCATTTTTGCCTGCACAACATCCAATTGAGCTGCGTGGCGTTAAGTTGGCATGCGTTTGTGCTGCCTTCCAACCAACAGTATATCACCAATTTCGCTCGCATCGTTACCGGAAGTACTTTCTTTCTTCTGGGATCAGTAGCACAAACCATGACAATAGCCATGACTGCTCCAATTGCTGGTTATGTGTCACATGTTGGACACAATATTTTTAATTCAAATCAATCTATGCCAAGATTTTTGTGCATTTCTTTCATTTTTTTACCAAAATCAATTTTTTCTAAAGCAGCTTCTCGTTTCTCATCTGGTAAACATTGAATGCAGGTTGGATACTGAATACCTTTATAATAAGTTTTACATTTTGGACACAACTCCATATTCTTTATATCATATCTGTAGGCACATTTTTTACAGGCTGTTATTGTATCTTCAAATGATAGATATTTTATTGTATCTTCCAAAAACTGCATAAACGCTTCTTTTCCAATTTCATCAGCATTTTTAATTTTGGAATGTTTTCTTTGCAGCCAATACATAGCCTGTAGTAAATTATGCTGGTTTTTCCATTTGTCTTTTGATATAAAACATTTATCATGGACTTCTATTAATTCTTTGTTTTCATAAAATAGATCAATTAACTCATTAACTTGTTTATAAACTGGTTCAGCAAATTCATTTCTACATGCTGTACAAAGATACTTAGGGGTTTTTCTCATTCTTTGGTTCGGATATCTACTTTTACAATTGGGACATAGAGGGATGGGGACATACTCATAATTTTGTATCACATGTTTTGTAAAATCCTTTTTTTGAATTATTGGAGTAGAGTCTATATAGGACTTAGTATATTTGTTCGTTATTTTCTTTTCATATTCATAATATTTTTTAGGGTGAGAAAGGTGTTGTAAAGTCAATGTTTCAGTGCTACCACATATTTCACAATGATCTTTAATTACCTTAGCTCTTCTTTCTTTCCAATCTTTAGTATGCCATGTGCGTTGCCCTTCTTTGAAATCATTCCAGAATAGATTCTTTGCAGTTTCTAATGCAATTTCATCATTCATTAACTGTTTTCTTAAATTAATAATTTCATCATATTTTAGCATATGCTTTCCCTAAATAATTCAATTCAAATTCATATTCATTTTGAATATGCAAATTTTGTACATTTACAGGTCATCTATTGCTTCTTGTCTTATCACGTCACTATTTATTCTATCAAAATATGATAACATTACAAAGACTGATGAAAAGCCATCATTCTCAATTGAAAGTTGTATAGTTCCATTTTCTAATTCAAAGCTCGTGTAATATTTACATCTATCCATTCCTACTTCATACATTTTTGAATTATCGTCTTTAGGTTCAGAATAGGTATCAAACTTCTCAACAATTTCTGACGGTTCCCCATATTTTTCTATAAGTAGTTCCTTTAAGTTATAATAATTTGATGAAAGTGATGACCATTTTCTACTTTCAGGGAATATTACAGTTATTTTACTAACTAAATCCTTTTGATCTAAGGTCGCTACTCCAATAATACAATCTTTGTATGCTGCAAAATCCCCTTGTAGCATTGCTAAACCATTATTTATTTCGATTTTGGTAAAACCCGCCTCTTCCATTTTTGATACATATTCACTTAAAGTTCCATCAATTGGTACTCCTTTAAATAAAAGATGTTCTGATGTTTGAGCAAAAGTTAGAGTTGTTGTCCAGAATATGAACAGTATTATAAACTTCATCTTCATATATTGTCTCCTCTTATATGTAATCTAAAGTAATACTTGATAAATTTTGTACACATAACATTATTTATTACCTGTTCTACCAAATACCAATATCCCTAATTATGTTGACTCAGGGAATTCCCGCAATGATAAGTGCTCAATGCTCAATTTCATTGAACTGGAAATTTGATGAAAGTAATACTCTTTTCTATTTTACCCCAAATTTCGATTATTCAAATCACTTTTTTTAATCATCCCATCTCTCAATTAAAAACATATATTCAAACAAAAAATAACAATGGGACCCAATAAAGCAGTTCTATACAAACAGTCCTGGAACCAGAGTGAAGATATAGCCCAGGCTGAAAAAAGTAAGATTTTGAACGGACAGAGCAAAAGTTTCCCCCTTGATCTGTCTGTCTTCAAAAAGTCGTATATTGTTCAAAACCAAGGGAAAACTGATCAAAGACAGCAGTGAGAACAGAGGGAGAATTTTAAGGATTACCGACAGGACAATAAACAGATAGGCAGCAAAATAGGAATAGCGGAAAACAAGAAGTGAAACCTTAATACCCAGGTAATAGGGCAGGAGGAAACGATCGTTTAGAACATCCTGTTCAAGATCACAGAGATTATTGGCCAGCATAAGGTTGGAAATAAAAAATATAAAGGGAGAAGAGACCAGAAGAATGGATACAAGTTCCAACAAGTCCATCTGCAACACCAGGACCCCTTCTTTTAATGAGAGAACAGCCATGGATGGAGCATGGATGTAAACGGAGATAAATATAATGACAAAGCCCATCATAAAACCCGAAAGAATCTCTCCCAGGGGCATGCGTGAGATGGGGATGGGTCCATAGGTATAGAAGATTCCTACAAAGAAGGAGAGGATTCCCAGCAGCAGAACAACCGGCCCCGTCTGTGCTGTAAGAAGTATCCCGGCTAGAATGGCAACTGTGATCATAAGAAATATAGACATCCTGACATGGCCGATTGGGATAGCTTCGATTCCAATGACATTATGAAGATCTCTGAAATCCCTATCCAGGGCTTTTTTGTAGTCCATATAATTATTGATAGCCGTCGTAGTCATATCAAAAAAAAGTAATGATATAAACATGAGAGCCAATCGAGTGAAATTCAAAGTCTCATAGCGATAGAGGCTGTAAAGGGTCGCAAATACAAAGGGAAACAAACTGGCTATCTTAGTTTGAATCTCAACCAGTTTTAAAAAGGTCCTGAAGCTCATAAAGACTCCTCAAATAAAATGGACAGATCATTGAAGATTTTGATCATCCAAGTCAAACATAAAGTGTAGTTAAACTCTAGAAAAAGGCAAAAGAAGGACAAGATTTCTCATCTTGTGATGTTATTTTGAATCATCGGATCAAAAAGCCTCCTTTCCCTCTATAGAGACAGACACAGATAATGCGATTTGAAGAGTACTTACATACAAAAACAACAGTCAACTCCAAGGCCATCCCCTACTTTCTCCATTGGATCAGCCTTTATCAGAAGTATCTTAAACAATCAGGAACAAGCCTGGTTGGTTTTCAGAAGTCCCTCATGTACCTTTATTTACCGTGGCAGATTGACCAGGCTATGGAAGCCATAAAGCATTTTGAATACTATGAATCGTCCCAAACCACTGGCCCCAAAAATGTAGATCACGATCTTCATATGAATTGGGATGAATCAAAAAGACAGATGAGTGACGTTCTTCGTTTGCGCCAAAAGTCCCTGCAAACGGAAAAAGCGTATATGAGCTGGCTTTGCCGATTCTCTGATTTCGTTCAGAAAAAACCCGAGGATTTAAGCAGTCAGGATCTAAAAAACTATATGTCCTATCTTGCCGTAGAGAAACATGTCTCCTCTTCAACACAAAACCAGGCCTTCAACGCCCTCCTGTTTTTCTACAGGAACATAGTGGAAACATCCGTAGATGGCTTAGAGAAGACTGTCAGATCAAAGATTCCTGCAAAGTTGCCTGTTGTCCTCTCCAAAGAGGAAATTCAGAGAATTTTAAATCATCTTCCCAATGTGATGCATCTGATGGCCTGCCTCATCTATGGAGGAGGACTCCGTTTGAATGAGTGTCTCTCTCTTAGAGTGAAAGATCTGGATCTTGAAAAACCATCCATTCATGTTGTCCAGGGGAAGGGTAATAAAGACCGCTACACTCTACTACCGGCAAAACTAATTACAGACGTAAAAGAGCAAATAGTCAGATGCCAAAAAATTTACAGCGAGGACAGAAGGAATCAGAAACCTGGCGTATCCCTCTCCCCCTCCCTGATGAAAAAATATAAAAATGCATCGACAGAGTGGAGCTGGTTCTGGTTGTTTCCTTCCAGGGATTTTTGTCTCAGCCCCTATACATCTTTACCGGTTCGGCACCATATGCATCCATCCACTCTCCAACGGAGTTTTAAGACGGCAACAAGACTGGCCCAAATAGATAAAAGAGCCACTGTCCATACCCTAAGACACAGTTTTGCAACCCATCTACTTGAGTCAGGGTACGACATCAGAACCATTCAAACACTGCTGGGCCATGCCTCGGTCGAGACAACCATGATCTACACCCATGTAGCAGTGAAGAACAGGATGGGAGTGATCAGTCCTTTTGATAGTTGATTTTCCTGATATATATACTATTATATTCTTATGAAAATTCCTTTTTTCCTGATACTGTCTCTCCTTTCGCTCACATTCTTCTTCTCTTGTACGACATCCTCTCCCCGGAACAGGGGGAGTCTCTCGGATGCCATGGATAAAAGCCGAGACGACCATGAGGGGTCAAGAGAGGTTCCGGATGAGGACGATTCTCCCTGGTGGGCAGAAGAGGAGCCGGATCAACCTTCTAGGCAG of Oceanispirochaeta crateris contains these proteins:
- a CDS encoding integron integrase, yielding MRFEEYLHTKTTVNSKAIPYFLHWISLYQKYLKQSGTSLVGFQKSLMYLYLPWQIDQAMEAIKHFEYYESSQTTGPKNVDHDLHMNWDESKRQMSDVLRLRQKSLQTEKAYMSWLCRFSDFVQKKPEDLSSQDLKNYMSYLAVEKHVSSSTQNQAFNALLFFYRNIVETSVDGLEKTVRSKIPAKLPVVLSKEEIQRILNHLPNVMHLMACLIYGGGLRLNECLSLRVKDLDLEKPSIHVVQGKGNKDRYTLLPAKLITDVKEQIVRCQKIYSEDRRNQKPGVSLSPSLMKKYKNASTEWSWFWLFPSRDFCLSPYTSLPVRHHMHPSTLQRSFKTATRLAQIDKRATVHTLRHSFATHLLESGYDIRTIQTLLGHASVETTMIYTHVAVKNRMGVISPFDS
- a CDS encoding YARHG domain-containing protein, producing MKKIFIKILLTLLTFGTLYAQSDNTDEIIKLTHESRIEAERSEAKLILEGNIDLYNERYPIDFISIAELNKQELRILRNLIFARYGYSFKSNELTSYFNNFEWYKAKSTNVNDQLNYADKRNIEIIRTFESMDKSQPNIINTNEMVGLWHASLIMPSGFYLVFQFYKDGSFTYRYSQMRQLPEIDKFSGSYEIDGNVILLTITQTTMYEHTEDVDFSGAFGYQWSKSKRIFIDSNETLQFPIEKIQTIEKAFSEEDRYPPEMADREVLTIGNVQFFKYSENPDDY
- a CDS encoding 1,4-dihydroxy-2-naphthoate polyprenyltransferase encodes the protein MSFRTFLKLVEIQTKIASLFPFVFATLYSLYRYETLNFTRLALMFISLLFFDMTTTAINNYMDYKKALDRDFRDLHNVIGIEAIPIGHVRMSIFLMITVAILAGILLTAQTGPVVLLLGILSFFVGIFYTYGPIPISRMPLGEILSGFMMGFVIIFISVYIHAPSMAVLSLKEGVLVLQMDLLELVSILLVSSPFIFFISNLMLANNLCDLEQDVLNDRFLLPYYLGIKVSLLVFRYSYFAAYLFIVLSVILKILPLFSLLSLISFPLVLNNIRLFEDRQIKGETFALSVQNLTFFSLGYIFTLVPGLFV